The Virgibacillus siamensis sequence ACAGTTTCAGATAACTTGTACACATAACCACCACCATCATTTCATCTGTAAGGAATGCGGCAAAACAAAGGAAATTGCCGTCTGTCCAATGGATGAAGTAATGAATGAACTTGGCAACTATTCCATAGAAGGACATAAATTCGAAATCTACGGATTATGTCCAATGTGTAAGAGTGCCTGATGCAAATTTATTTAGCTGTCGGTATTGGTGGTATGGCAGGGGCACTGGCAAGGTATGGAATTTCCGTTTTGTTTGCTTCTGTTTCCGGATTTCCCATTGCCACGTTAATCGCTAATTTAATCGGCTGTTTTTTGCTTAGTTATTTATTGAATCAGCCGCGCATCAAAAAAATACTTTCCGAAAAAGTCTATACAGCACTTAGTACAGGATTGATCGGGTCATTTACCACGTTTTCCACCTTTGCCGTTGAAACCATTGCATTATGGCATGTTAGCGCAAGTTTAACCTTCACATATGTTCTAATCAGTATCGCTGGCGGGCTACTATTTGCATACGCCGGATTTCAGACGGCTGGAAAGCAGGTGAACAGATGAGCTTTTTATATGTAGCAATTGGCGGATTTTTTGGCAGCATGGCTCGGTTTTCCTTTGCCAAACTGACGGGGAAACATCCCATTGGAACATGGATTGTAAATATTACCGGTTCCGTCCTGCTTGCACTGCTTGTACGTTTTCATGTATCCGAAGCCATTTCTGAATGGCTGTGGCTATCGGCCGGGGCAGGATTTTGCGGGTCATTCACCACCTTCTCCACTTTCGGAAATGAAACATTGAACTTGTTACTTGAACACAGATATTTTACAGCGTTGCTTTATATAATCTGTTCGCTGGCAGTCTCCTTCACGGCTGTTATATTAATACTATAAATTTTTATTAAAAGATAGGAGAAGGCTGGGACAAAAGTGTTTTATCCATTGAATAATTTGAACAACCATTTGAAAATGGAGCGAATAACCGCTCCGGAAAATCCCCTCTTGTTCGTTTTTTGGATTACACGATTCTGATATGCCCAGCCTCGCTTTCATTTTTTAACCAAATACAGTTTTAAGAACTTCTGTCTCCTCATGATCCAACATGTTTTTATGAATCACTTGGGTTACCGGTTTATTGAGATATTCTTCCAGCTCATGTGATCCATCTGATTCGCCGACAACAAATAATTTTTTCCAGTCATGATCTTTTGCCATCTTATCCATTTTTGGGGCAATTTGTTTATACCAGCGCTGTCTATTCGCCTGATACCGTTCTTTAAAGTTATCTTGCTGTGTACTCTTGCCGCCAGCCCCCATCGATGCTCCAGCCTTATGCGGGCCGGTAAACTGACGCCAGTGATCAGTGTTCACATCAAATTCATAATGGAATTCATCTAATATTTCGTTCATCGCAGTTTCCACTACTTTTATCTGGTCCTGCTGCACTAAAATAATGCCTGATTTCGGAAATTCCCAATGCAGCTTTTTCAGCTGATCCAACTGTGGTGTTTCCTCCCAATAAAATTCAGTTTCTACACCGAGCTGAACCTTAGTTGCATACCAGACTCTCTCATCAGCAGAGGCAAACAAGATAACACCTCTCTGTAAATATTGTTCATTCGAATGGACATATTTTTCAGCCTTCTGTTTCACAAGCTGAAAATTTTCCAACTCCTCTTTATTGTTGGATTCCTCCAAATAGCTTTCAAAATTGCGCAATCCATTTTTAAAATGAATTTTCCATTCACCCGCCTGCTGCTCCGGGTCAGATGGATCGGTGTTTAAATACATTGAAAATACTTTATTCGTACCGTCCTGTTTTACATGTTCCAGTTGCTTAATCTGTTCGGTTAATTCCATGTAATATCGGCACTCCTTTAAAATCGTTGTTAATAATTCCGTATCCGATATTACGTCTTAATAAACATGTCAGGAGATTAGTTTTAATCCAACCGCAGCAGTCAGTACCATACTTATAAACAGAATCCTGCGCCATTCAGTTGATTCTCCGTAAAATAGAATTCCGGCTATTGCACTGCCTACTGTCCCAATTCCAGTCCACACTGCATAAGCAGTACTCATCTGAATTTCTTCCATTGCAATGCTCAAAAAAATAAAACTGATGGTAAACCCTCCGAATAACCAGGCAAATGACCAAAAATTTCTCTCATCATTAACCTTGTTTATCCCCATCACGCCGACGATCTCCCCTATTCCAGCTATCATTAAAAATACCCAGCTCATGTTGCCCTATCCCCTTCCGCTTCCGTCGTAATTATTTTCAGGCCAATAACTCCGCTAAGCAGAACCGCAATCAGAATTACCTTAGCAGTGCTGAAAGGCTCACCAAAGACAGTAAAGTCCAATATGACCGTGCCGGCTGTTCCCATTCCTGTAAAAACCGCATATGCGGTTCCAACCGGTAATTTTCTGGACGCCACAATTAAAAGATGCATACTGAAATAAATGGCGATTACAGTCAGAAGCCATTCCCAGGTGCTATTGGCATGTTTTAAACCAACTACCCAGCCGATCTCAAATAGTCCTGCAAAAAAAACAATTGTCCAGCTCCTATTCATGTTTCTACCTCCTGTATGGTTGATGTGCACACTTATCACGAACATGTTTCCCAAGCTCCGATCGCTCAAAAATAAAAAGCCCGGGACGATATCATTCAGATATCCTCCCGGGCTTTTCTCCCGCCGTGCACACCTACGTGCGTCTTCTCTCGGACCAGTCCAGCCCACACTGCGGAACCCTAGAAGACTTTAATAATGTTAGTATAGCCGACAAGCTTCCCCTGGTCAACCTTCATCATTAATTATGGATATTCACTTCATTACTTACATATCTTTTTATATGGACTAATTTGGACAAGATATGTGGTGATACCTTAGATGATTAAAAAAATGATTTCCACTTTATTTGGCAGCTGCTTGATTGCCATCGGAATAAACTGTTTTGTGATACCCAATCATTTGGTTGATGGCGGTATTATTGGGCTTGGATTGATCGCAAAGTATTCATTCGGCTTTAAACCCGGTTTAACGATTATTGTGCTTAGTCTGCCTTTATACATTATTGCCTGGTTCCGCTTTCGGACGTATTTCTATAATGGCATGCACGGGCTGCTCATTTCCTCATTTCTTATCGACTATTTTCATCCATTATCCACACTCCATACCGCACCGGTCCTGATCAGTGCACTGACAGGCGGATTGTTCATTGGGACAGGTATTGGTATCATGCTGCTTGCAGAAATCAGCACCGGTGGAACTGATCTGCTCGCATTGATGGTAGCAAAAGTCACTTCATTAAATGTCGGGATGATTATCCTTTTTATTGATGGTGTTGTCATCTTACTGGGGTCAACCGTCATTAAGGAAACAACGATTTTTTATTCCAGTTTGATGGTCGCGGTTATTGGTTTAACAACTTCCATTATTACAAAAAACAGCAGCTGACAAATTTTCGTTGAAACTGGATTTTAAAAAGAAGGAGCTGGGACATAAGTGTTTTATCCAGCGACCCGAACAATTATTAGAGGAATGTATTAGCGCTATTCCCCTATCCTAATTGTACATCTTTTCA is a genomic window containing:
- a CDS encoding VLRF1 family aeRF1-type release factor: MELTEQIKQLEHVKQDGTNKVFSMYLNTDPSDPEQQAGEWKIHFKNGLRNFESYLEESNNKEELENFQLVKQKAEKYVHSNEQYLQRGVILFASADERVWYATKVQLGVETEFYWEETPQLDQLKKLHWEFPKSGIILVQQDQIKVVETAMNEILDEFHYEFDVNTDHWRQFTGPHKAGASMGAGGKSTQQDNFKERYQANRQRWYKQIAPKMDKMAKDHDWKKLFVVGESDGSHELEEYLNKPVTQVIHKNMLDHEETEVLKTVFG
- a CDS encoding fluoride efflux transporter FluC, which encodes MQIYLAVGIGGMAGALARYGISVLFASVSGFPIATLIANLIGCFLLSYLLNQPRIKKILSEKVYTALSTGLIGSFTTFSTFAVETIALWHVSASLTFTYVLISIAGGLLFAYAGFQTAGKQVNR
- the crcB gene encoding fluoride efflux transporter CrcB — protein: MSFLYVAIGGFFGSMARFSFAKLTGKHPIGTWIVNITGSVLLALLVRFHVSEAISEWLWLSAGAGFCGSFTTFSTFGNETLNLLLEHRYFTALLYIICSLAVSFTAVILIL
- a CDS encoding DMT family transporter is translated as MNRSWTIVFFAGLFEIGWVVGLKHANSTWEWLLTVIAIYFSMHLLIVASRKLPVGTAYAVFTGMGTAGTVILDFTVFGEPFSTAKVILIAVLLSGVIGLKIITTEAEGDRAT
- a CDS encoding YitT family protein: MIKKMISTLFGSCLIAIGINCFVIPNHLVDGGIIGLGLIAKYSFGFKPGLTIIVLSLPLYIIAWFRFRTYFYNGMHGLLISSFLIDYFHPLSTLHTAPVLISALTGGLFIGTGIGIMLLAEISTGGTDLLALMVAKVTSLNVGMIILFIDGVVILLGSTVIKETTIFYSSLMVAVIGLTTSIITKNSS
- a CDS encoding DMT family transporter, with amino-acid sequence MSWVFLMIAGIGEIVGVMGINKVNDERNFWSFAWLFGGFTISFIFLSIAMEEIQMSTAYAVWTGIGTVGSAIAGILFYGESTEWRRILFISMVLTAAVGLKLIS